From a single Pseudomonas triticicola genomic region:
- a CDS encoding GNAT family N-acetyltransferase: protein MTLQRLQDLSEIVPASWDALVPDNQPFLRHAFLSALEDSGSVGPHSGWQPEHLLHIEDDRLIAALPSYRKWHSYGEYVFDHGWADACARAGIDYYPKLLTAVPFSPVSGPRLLAATVEDGFELLKSLPGYLQIEELSSAHINFTDPFTDAAMAEQPGWLQRIGCQYHWQNREYRDFQDFLDALSSRKRKQMRKEREQVAGQGFEFEWLEGRELDEAQWDFVYACYANTYAVRRQAPYLTREFFSLLAERMPEAIRVVLAKQGSKPVAMAFSLVGGDSFYGRYWGCLAEFDRLHFETCFYQGMDYAIAHGIQRFDAGAQGEHKLIRGFEPVITHSWHYLRHPGLKAAVKDFLQQERAGVLAYAEEARTALPYRQT from the coding sequence ATGACGTTGCAACGCCTGCAAGACCTGTCAGAAATCGTCCCGGCAAGCTGGGATGCGCTGGTTCCGGACAACCAGCCGTTCCTGCGTCACGCCTTCCTCAGCGCGCTGGAAGACAGCGGCAGTGTCGGCCCGCATTCAGGCTGGCAGCCCGAGCATTTGCTGCACATCGAAGATGATCGACTGATCGCCGCACTGCCCAGTTATCGCAAGTGGCATTCCTACGGCGAGTACGTTTTCGATCACGGCTGGGCCGATGCCTGCGCGCGTGCCGGCATCGATTACTACCCCAAACTCCTGACCGCCGTGCCGTTCAGTCCGGTCAGCGGCCCGCGCTTGCTGGCGGCAACAGTGGAGGACGGTTTCGAACTGCTGAAAAGCCTGCCGGGCTATTTGCAGATCGAAGAGCTCTCCAGCGCGCACATCAATTTCACTGATCCGTTTACCGATGCGGCGATGGCCGAGCAACCGGGCTGGCTGCAGCGTATCGGCTGTCAATATCACTGGCAGAACCGTGAATACCGCGACTTTCAGGACTTCCTCGACGCCCTCAGTTCGCGCAAGCGCAAGCAGATGCGCAAGGAACGCGAGCAGGTGGCGGGGCAGGGCTTTGAGTTCGAGTGGCTGGAGGGGCGTGAGCTGGACGAGGCACAGTGGGATTTTGTGTACGCCTGCTATGCCAACACCTACGCGGTGCGGCGTCAGGCGCCATATCTGACGCGGGAGTTCTTCAGCCTGCTGGCTGAACGCATGCCCGAGGCGATTCGGGTGGTTCTTGCCAAACAGGGCTCAAAGCCGGTGGCGATGGCGTTCAGCCTGGTCGGTGGCGACAGTTTCTACGGGCGTTATTGGGGCTGCCTGGCCGAGTTTGATCGGCTGCATTTCGAGACGTGTTTCTATCAGGGCATGGATTACGCGATCGCCCATGGCATCCAGCGTTTCGATGCCGGGGCGCAGGGCGAGCACAAATTGATTCGCGGGTTTGAACCGGTGATTACCCATTCCTGGCACTACCTGCGGCATCCGGGTTTGAAAGCGGCGGTGAAGGATTTTCTCCAGCAGGAGCGCGCGGGGGTTCTGGCCTATGCTGAAGAGGCCCGCACCGCGTTGCCTTATCGCCAAACCTAG